Proteins from a genomic interval of Streptomyces fodineus:
- a CDS encoding GOLPH3/VPS74 family protein: MTTPQDLFLVSLDVPGDHPVEQGDLSLALAGAELIDLLGARALTLEGENIVPGPVLTTGDRMLDEAGAALVRQEPYETVEDWLWRRGEGLATAYRDVLDRAGQLSGKRHRWPRRGDKAAAADTPARRHAADRWWSREPVLASLAATLGIQGEHPSEEEPGEEAVVTVLVAVGDAVTELEAVRERRRIENVAFDNIWRAP, from the coding sequence ATGACCACACCGCAGGATCTGTTCCTCGTCAGTCTCGATGTGCCCGGCGATCACCCCGTCGAGCAGGGTGATCTGTCGCTGGCGCTCGCTGGGGCCGAGTTGATCGACCTGCTCGGGGCTCGGGCGCTCACCCTGGAGGGGGAGAACATCGTGCCCGGTCCCGTGCTGACCACCGGTGACCGGATGCTGGACGAGGCCGGGGCCGCGCTCGTGCGGCAGGAGCCGTACGAGACGGTCGAGGACTGGCTGTGGCGGCGGGGAGAGGGGCTGGCCACCGCCTATCGCGATGTCCTGGACCGCGCGGGGCAGCTCTCCGGGAAACGGCATCGCTGGCCGCGCCGGGGCGACAAGGCCGCGGCGGCCGACACCCCGGCCCGGCGGCACGCGGCCGATCGCTGGTGGTCCCGCGAGCCGGTTCTCGCCTCTCTCGCCGCCACCCTGGGCATCCAGGGCGAACACCCGTCCGAGGAGGAGCCCGGCGAGGAGGCGGTCGTCACCGTCCTGGTGGCGGTCGGCGACGCGGTGACCGAGCTGGAGGCCGTACGCGAGCGGCGGCGCATCGAGAACGTGGCCTTCGACAACATCTGGCGGGCCCCCTGA
- a CDS encoding MFS transporter, producing MGRQHWKKIWVGSAGNMVEWFDWFVYASFATYFAGAFFPSGNPTAQLMSTAGIFAVGFFMRPVGGWLLGRVGDRKGRKAALTLTVTLMSASAVLIAVAPTYAVAGYGGALVLLVARLLQGLSVGGEYAASATYLTEASDPKKRGFASSFQYVSMTAGQIAGLGLQIILQRTMSDGALHSYGWRIPFVVGALGAAVIFYLRRSMPESEVYEEDDSHAGQRGTLRALWQHRREAFLVVALTMGGTVAYYTYTTYLTKYLSNSAGLSKQTATLVSFTALIVFAALQPLAGALSDRIGRRPLLITFAVGSTFLTVPIMTLLKHADGYWPALGLALLALVVVTGYTSINACVKAELFPTGVRALGVALPYAIGNALFGGTAEYIALWFKKAGIESGFYWYVAGCAAVSLVVYVTMRETKDLDLARVRDRTNSSVTTAS from the coding sequence ATGGGACGACAACACTGGAAGAAGATCTGGGTCGGTTCGGCGGGGAACATGGTCGAGTGGTTCGACTGGTTCGTGTACGCGAGCTTCGCCACCTACTTCGCCGGCGCGTTCTTCCCGAGCGGGAACCCCACCGCCCAGCTCATGAGCACCGCCGGCATCTTCGCCGTCGGCTTCTTCATGCGCCCCGTGGGCGGCTGGCTGCTGGGCCGGGTCGGCGACCGCAAGGGCCGTAAGGCGGCGCTGACGCTGACCGTCACGCTGATGTCGGCCTCGGCGGTCCTCATCGCCGTCGCCCCGACCTACGCGGTCGCCGGCTACGGCGGCGCTCTCGTACTGCTCGTCGCCCGGCTGCTGCAGGGACTGTCGGTGGGCGGCGAGTACGCGGCCAGCGCCACCTATCTGACGGAGGCCTCGGACCCCAAGAAGCGCGGGTTCGCCTCCAGCTTCCAGTACGTCTCCATGACCGCCGGCCAGATCGCCGGCCTCGGCCTGCAGATCATCCTGCAACGGACCATGTCCGACGGCGCGCTGCACAGCTACGGCTGGCGCATCCCGTTCGTCGTCGGTGCGCTCGGCGCCGCCGTCATCTTCTATCTGCGGCGCAGCATGCCGGAGAGCGAGGTGTACGAGGAGGACGACTCGCACGCCGGGCAGCGCGGCACCCTGCGCGCCCTGTGGCAGCACAGGCGGGAGGCGTTCCTGGTCGTCGCCCTCACCATGGGCGGCACGGTCGCGTACTACACGTACACCACCTATCTGACCAAGTACCTCTCCAACTCGGCGGGCCTGTCCAAGCAGACGGCGACCCTCGTCTCCTTCACCGCGCTGATCGTCTTCGCCGCGCTCCAGCCGCTCGCCGGCGCCCTCTCCGACCGCATCGGCCGCCGCCCGCTGCTGATCACCTTCGCGGTCGGCTCCACCTTCCTCACCGTGCCGATCATGACCCTGCTCAAGCACGCCGACGGCTACTGGCCGGCCCTCGGACTCGCCCTGCTCGCGCTGGTCGTCGTCACCGGATACACCTCGATCAACGCCTGTGTGAAGGCCGAGCTGTTCCCGACCGGCGTGCGCGCCCTCGGTGTGGCCCTGCCGTACGCCATCGGCAACGCCCTCTTCGGCGGCACCGCGGAATACATCGCGCTGTGGTTCAAGAAGGCCGGGATCGAGTCCGGCTTCTACTGGTACGTGGCGGGCTGTGCCGCCGTTTCCCTGGTGGTGTACGTCACCATGCGGGAGACGAAGGACCTGGACCTGGCCCGGGTGAGGGACCGTACGAATTCCAGTGTGACGACCGCATCCTGA
- a CDS encoding glycoside hydrolase family 3 protein, with protein sequence MPRTALLVSGALLAALLPLSAAAHAADDPAPVPVDRFEGEVPFASQPADGIFTWGSDADDPPALHLTDRADAPEGAKVLTGTYDISGYGGFTHDFAAGRPAHDWSAHQGIRFWWEGRDNGRKIAFEIKDGGANGEASELWTTSFTDDFTGWKQIQIPFTDFAYRTDYQPVGGIDHVLGLTGMWGYAVTLPAGTKGDFAMDDVELYGKADPSLRASVSTDAPVYPVRAGGTAEVEVTLATTGDRPVDEPVTVTYKTAGGTATAGRDYTPTEGTLTFPAGTASGATRTIEVPTRAAKAPAAAKTIPLKLAVAGAKAPAETPQIVIDAHGLPYLNAELPVKKRVADLLSRMSLEEKAGQMTQAERGAVGGGGDIATYALGSLLSGGGSTPTPNTPEAWAKMVDGFQLRTRATRLQIPLIYGVDAVHGHNNLYGATIMPHNIGLGASRDPRLAYSTGSVTAAEVRATGIPWDFAPCLCVSRDERWGRSYESFGEDPALVQSMETVIQGLQGRADGRDLSRNDKVLATAKHFAGDGGTAYGSSTTGTYTTDQGVTTVTRQQLEDIHLAPYRTAVERGIGTVMPSYSSLDIVGDGKGAVKMHARGDMINGVLKDRMGFHGFVISDWNAIDQLPGDYATHVRTAVNAGVDMMMVPYSYKDFSGTLGDEVKAGRISEKRIDDAVSRILTQKFRLGLFEHPYADTSGAAAIGSPAHRTVARGAAAESQVLLKNSGGLLPLRKSEKVYVAGSNADDLGNQTGGWTLTWQGASGTHTRGTTILQGMRDAGGDVTYSKDASAPTDGYDVGVVVVGETPYAEGVGDVGNGHSLQLSAADQAAVDKVCAAMKCAVLIVSGRPQLIGDRLGSIDALVASWLPGTEGEGVADVLYGNRPFTGQLPVTWPKSESQLPINVGDTSYDPQFPYGWGLTTLTGVPRGGTETLKALDAAATAAERKGDARAGRELVTKARLLVQQKIGERMTQAVAKPFADADHLLLTGRYGKAVEKLTEAYRAT encoded by the coding sequence ATGCCAAGAACCGCCCTGCTCGTCTCCGGGGCCTTGCTCGCCGCCCTGTTGCCCCTGTCCGCCGCGGCGCACGCCGCAGACGACCCCGCGCCCGTCCCCGTCGACCGCTTCGAGGGCGAGGTCCCCTTCGCCTCCCAGCCCGCCGACGGCATCTTCACCTGGGGCAGCGACGCCGACGACCCGCCCGCCCTCCACCTCACCGACCGCGCCGACGCCCCCGAGGGCGCCAAGGTCCTCACCGGCACCTACGACATCAGCGGCTACGGCGGCTTCACCCACGACTTCGCCGCCGGCCGGCCCGCCCACGACTGGTCCGCCCACCAGGGCATCCGCTTCTGGTGGGAGGGCCGCGACAACGGCCGCAAGATCGCCTTCGAGATCAAGGACGGCGGCGCGAACGGCGAGGCCTCGGAGCTCTGGACGACCTCCTTCACCGACGACTTCACCGGCTGGAAGCAGATCCAGATCCCCTTCACCGACTTCGCGTACCGCACCGACTACCAGCCGGTCGGCGGCATCGACCACGTCCTCGGGCTCACCGGGATGTGGGGCTACGCCGTCACACTCCCGGCCGGCACCAAGGGCGACTTCGCGATGGACGACGTCGAGTTGTACGGCAAAGCCGACCCGTCGCTGCGCGCCTCCGTCAGCACCGACGCGCCCGTCTACCCCGTCCGGGCGGGCGGCACCGCCGAGGTCGAGGTCACCCTGGCCACCACCGGGGACCGGCCCGTCGACGAGCCCGTGACGGTCACGTACAAGACCGCGGGCGGCACCGCCACCGCCGGCCGGGACTACACCCCGACCGAAGGCACCCTCACCTTCCCCGCCGGCACCGCCTCGGGGGCGACGCGGACCATCGAGGTGCCCACCCGGGCGGCCAAGGCCCCCGCAGCCGCGAAGACCATCCCGCTCAAGCTCGCGGTCGCCGGCGCCAAGGCCCCCGCCGAGACCCCGCAGATCGTCATCGACGCGCACGGACTGCCGTACCTGAACGCCGAGTTGCCGGTGAAGAAGCGCGTCGCGGACCTGCTGTCCCGCATGTCGCTGGAGGAGAAGGCCGGGCAGATGACCCAGGCCGAGCGCGGGGCCGTCGGGGGCGGGGGCGACATCGCCACGTACGCCCTCGGCTCGCTGCTGTCCGGCGGCGGCTCCACGCCCACACCCAACACGCCCGAGGCCTGGGCGAAGATGGTCGACGGCTTCCAGCTGCGCACCCGGGCGACCCGCTTGCAGATCCCGCTGATCTACGGCGTCGACGCGGTCCACGGCCACAACAACCTCTACGGCGCCACGATCATGCCGCACAACATCGGCCTCGGCGCGAGCAGGGACCCTCGACTCGCCTACAGTACCGGCTCGGTGACGGCCGCCGAGGTCCGCGCCACCGGCATCCCCTGGGACTTCGCGCCGTGCCTGTGCGTGAGCCGCGACGAACGGTGGGGCCGCTCCTACGAGTCCTTCGGCGAGGACCCCGCCCTCGTGCAGTCCATGGAGACCGTCATCCAGGGCCTCCAGGGCCGGGCCGACGGCCGTGACCTGAGCCGGAACGACAAGGTGCTCGCCACCGCCAAGCACTTCGCCGGCGACGGCGGCACCGCCTACGGCTCCTCCACCACCGGCACCTACACGACAGACCAGGGCGTCACCACGGTCACCCGGCAGCAGCTGGAGGACATCCACCTGGCCCCGTACCGGACGGCCGTCGAGCGGGGCATCGGCACGGTCATGCCGTCGTACTCCTCCCTCGACATCGTCGGGGACGGCAAGGGCGCGGTGAAGATGCACGCCCGCGGCGACATGATCAACGGTGTGCTCAAGGACCGGATGGGCTTCCACGGCTTCGTCATCAGCGACTGGAACGCCATCGACCAGCTCCCCGGCGACTACGCGACCCACGTCCGTACGGCGGTGAACGCGGGCGTCGACATGATGATGGTGCCGTACTCCTACAAGGACTTCAGCGGCACGCTCGGCGACGAGGTGAAGGCGGGCCGGATCAGCGAGAAGCGGATCGACGACGCCGTATCCCGCATCCTCACCCAGAAGTTCAGACTGGGCCTCTTCGAGCACCCCTACGCCGACACGTCCGGCGCCGCCGCCATCGGCTCCCCGGCCCACCGGACGGTCGCCCGCGGGGCCGCCGCCGAGTCGCAGGTGCTGCTGAAGAACAGCGGCGGGCTGCTGCCGCTGAGGAAGAGCGAGAAGGTGTACGTCGCCGGGTCCAACGCCGACGACCTAGGCAACCAGACCGGCGGCTGGACCCTCACCTGGCAGGGCGCGTCCGGTACCCACACCCGGGGCACGACCATCCTCCAGGGGATGCGGGACGCCGGGGGAGACGTCACCTACTCCAAGGACGCCTCGGCCCCGACGGACGGCTACGACGTCGGCGTGGTCGTCGTCGGCGAGACCCCGTACGCCGAGGGCGTCGGCGATGTCGGCAACGGCCACAGCCTGCAGCTTTCGGCGGCCGACCAGGCGGCCGTGGACAAGGTGTGCGCGGCCATGAAGTGCGCGGTGCTGATCGTCTCCGGCCGCCCGCAGCTCATCGGCGACCGGCTCGGCTCGATCGACGCACTGGTGGCCTCCTGGCTGCCCGGCACCGAGGGCGAGGGCGTCGCCGACGTCCTCTACGGCAACCGCCCCTTCACCGGACAGCTCCCCGTCACCTGGCCGAAGTCCGAGTCCCAGCTCCCGATCAACGTCGGCGACACCTCGTACGACCCCCAGTTCCCCTACGGCTGGGGTCTGACCACGCTCACCGGCGTCCCGCGCGGCGGCACGGAGACCCTGAAGGCGCTGGATGCGGCGGCGACGGCGGCCGAGCGCAAGGGCGATGCCCGGGCCGGCCGTGAGCTCGTCACCAAGGCGCGGCTGCTGGTCCAGCAGAAGATCGGCGAGCGGATGACACAGGCGGTGGCGAAGCCCTTCGCCGACGCCGACCATCTGCTGCTGACCGGCCGGTACGGAAAGGCGGTGGAGAAGCTGACGGAGGCGTACCGCGCCACGTAA
- a CDS encoding TetR/AcrR family transcriptional regulator — MTEPPSPRRRTPAPPREDVLAAAMDMIAERGLEKLTMAALGREVGMSSGHLLYYFRSKDELLLQTLEWSEGRLGAERGRLLAGPGSARERLSAYVDLYVPEGHRDPHWTLWLEVWNRSQNADDEARLRQAAIESAWHRDLVALIAEGISRGEFRRVDADRFAARLRALLDGFSIHVAIGLRGTDREQVLAHVREFVEDALVVS, encoded by the coding sequence ATGACCGAGCCCCCCTCCCCCCGCCGCCGTACCCCCGCCCCGCCCCGCGAGGACGTTCTCGCCGCCGCCATGGACATGATCGCCGAGCGCGGTCTGGAGAAGCTCACCATGGCGGCGCTCGGCCGCGAGGTGGGGATGAGCAGCGGCCATCTCCTCTACTACTTCCGCTCCAAGGACGAGCTGCTGCTGCAGACCCTGGAGTGGAGCGAGGGCCGGCTCGGCGCGGAGCGGGGCCGGCTGCTCGCCGGCCCCGGGAGCGCGCGGGAGAGGCTGTCCGCCTACGTCGACCTGTACGTCCCCGAGGGCCACCGCGATCCGCACTGGACGCTGTGGCTGGAGGTGTGGAACCGCTCGCAGAACGCCGACGACGAGGCCCGCCTCCGGCAGGCCGCCATCGAGAGCGCGTGGCATCGCGACCTGGTCGCGCTGATCGCCGAGGGCATCTCCCGCGGGGAGTTCCGGCGGGTGGACGCCGATCGCTTCGCCGCGCGGTTGCGCGCGCTGCTCGACGGGTTCTCCATTCACGTCGCCATCGGGTTGCGCGGTACCGATCGTGAACAAGTCCTGGCGCATGTACGGGAGTTCGTCGAGGATGCGCTCGTAGTCTCCTAG
- a CDS encoding VOC family protein, with protein sequence MSTDATDLLSRARVATRLPAGDLERARRFYAEKLGLEPVDERPGGLLYRCGGSDFAIFRSTGTSSGTFTQMAFEVDDLDAVVAELRRRGVVFEEVDVPGMRTRDGIAEIEGNYPSKGARGERGAWFRDSEGNLLGVGQPVRRSPGPYFR encoded by the coding sequence ATGAGCACAGACGCGACCGACCTGCTGTCCCGGGCCCGCGTGGCGACCCGGCTGCCCGCCGGGGACCTGGAGCGGGCCCGGCGTTTCTACGCCGAGAAGCTCGGCCTGGAACCGGTGGACGAACGCCCCGGCGGGCTGCTGTACCGCTGCGGCGGGAGCGATTTCGCGATCTTCCGCTCCACCGGGACCTCGTCCGGCACGTTCACCCAGATGGCCTTCGAGGTGGACGACCTCGACGCGGTCGTGGCGGAGCTGCGGCGCCGGGGCGTGGTCTTCGAGGAGGTCGACGTGCCCGGCATGCGTACCCGGGACGGCATCGCCGAGATCGAGGGGAACTACCCGAGCAAGGGCGCACGAGGGGAGCGGGGCGCCTGGTTCCGGGACAGCGAGGGCAACCTGCTGGGAGTGGGCCAGCCGGTCCGCAGATCACCGGGCCCCTACTTCCGCTAG
- a CDS encoding ricin-type beta-trefoil lectin domain protein: MRRTPRTVRLLLAGLLSAAGLTAAVPPAHAAGEQVTAWLTTTDDSAGRHVVRGLQPQTPFAFQSGTGGSGTNITVDENTRYQTFTGGGASFTDTAAWLMNGSGALSQATRDTTMRKLFSPTDGIGLSFLRNPMGASDLARYGYTYDDVPSGQTDANLARFSIAHDLADVVPLTKQALQLNPALTVMASPWTAPAWMKDSGSLDGGWLKAEDYGAYAGYFVKYLQAYKDQGINVSYVTPQNEPTCCSGYPSMSWNASGIQYFLKNDLLPQLQSAGLSTKVLAHDWNWDTYDSYAAQSVDDPAIRDHPNFGGIAWHGYGGDVGKQTTVHDQYPSLDAFGTEHSGGTWIADQQREDMSNIIDYTRNWAKSVTKWSLAVDQNGGPHNGGCGTCTGLVTVHNGDGASGTVDYTVEYYDMGHLTKFVRPGAQRIASTASATVPNVAWRNPDGSKALIAYNGSSSAQTVTIDWGSQHATYSLPGRTSATFTWSGTQSDGGARTGTFVGLAGKCLDAAGGSSTNGTAVQLYDCNGTSAQQWTVTADGAVQALGKCLDVTSGSTADGAKVQLYDCNGTGAQQWSYNASTGDVVNTAADKCLDVTDNSSANGARAQIWSCTGAANQKWHLR; encoded by the coding sequence ATGAGGAGAACCCCCCGCACAGTCCGGCTGCTGCTGGCCGGGCTGCTCTCCGCCGCCGGTCTCACCGCCGCCGTACCCCCCGCGCACGCGGCCGGTGAGCAGGTCACGGCCTGGCTCACCACCACCGACGACTCCGCAGGGCGGCATGTCGTGCGCGGCCTCCAGCCGCAGACGCCGTTCGCCTTCCAGTCCGGCACCGGCGGCAGCGGCACGAACATCACCGTGGACGAGAACACCCGGTACCAGACCTTCACCGGCGGCGGCGCGTCCTTCACGGACACCGCGGCCTGGCTGATGAACGGCAGCGGGGCGCTGTCCCAGGCGACCCGGGACACCACCATGCGCAAGCTGTTCTCACCGACGGACGGCATCGGGCTGTCGTTCCTGCGCAACCCGATGGGCGCCTCGGATCTCGCGCGGTACGGCTACACGTACGACGACGTGCCGTCCGGCCAGACGGATGCGAACCTGGCCAGGTTCTCGATCGCGCACGACCTCGCGGACGTCGTCCCGCTCACCAAGCAGGCACTCCAGCTGAATCCGGCGTTGACGGTGATGGCCTCCCCCTGGACCGCCCCGGCCTGGATGAAGGACAGCGGCTCACTCGACGGCGGCTGGCTGAAGGCCGAGGACTACGGGGCGTACGCCGGCTACTTCGTGAAGTACCTCCAGGCGTACAAGGACCAGGGGATCAACGTCTCGTACGTCACCCCGCAGAACGAGCCGACCTGCTGTTCCGGCTACCCCTCGATGAGCTGGAACGCGTCCGGCATCCAGTACTTCCTCAAGAACGACCTGCTGCCGCAGCTGCAGTCGGCGGGGCTGAGCACCAAGGTGCTGGCCCACGACTGGAACTGGGACACGTACGACTCCTACGCCGCCCAGTCCGTGGACGACCCGGCGATCCGCGACCACCCCAACTTCGGCGGAATCGCCTGGCACGGCTACGGCGGTGACGTGGGCAAGCAGACCACCGTGCACGACCAGTACCCGTCGCTGGACGCGTTCGGCACCGAGCACTCCGGTGGCACCTGGATCGCCGACCAGCAGCGCGAGGACATGTCCAACATCATCGACTACACCCGCAACTGGGCGAAGTCGGTGACCAAGTGGTCGCTGGCCGTGGACCAGAACGGCGGTCCCCACAACGGGGGTTGCGGCACCTGTACGGGTCTGGTCACCGTGCACAACGGGGACGGCGCGAGCGGGACGGTGGACTACACGGTCGAGTACTACGACATGGGCCACCTGACCAAGTTCGTACGGCCGGGCGCCCAGCGGATCGCGTCGACGGCCTCCGCCACCGTGCCGAACGTGGCCTGGCGCAACCCCGACGGCAGCAAGGCGCTGATCGCGTACAACGGCTCCTCCTCGGCGCAGACGGTCACCATCGACTGGGGCTCGCAGCACGCCACTTACTCGCTGCCCGGCAGGACCTCGGCCACCTTCACCTGGTCCGGCACGCAGTCCGACGGCGGCGCACGGACCGGCACCTTCGTCGGCCTGGCCGGCAAGTGCCTGGACGCGGCGGGCGGTTCGAGCACCAACGGTACGGCGGTGCAGCTCTACGACTGCAACGGCACCTCGGCCCAGCAGTGGACGGTGACGGCCGACGGGGCGGTCCAGGCGCTCGGCAAGTGCCTGGACGTGACGTCGGGGTCGACGGCGGACGGTGCGAAGGTGCAGTTGTACGACTGCAACGGCACCGGGGCGCAGCAGTGGTCGTACAACGCGTCCACCGGTGATGTGGTGAACACGGCGGCCGACAAGTGCCTCGACGTGACGGACAACTCGTCGGCGAACGGGGCGCGGGCACAGATCTGGTCCTGCACGGGCGCCGCCAACCAGAAGTGGCACCTGCGGTAG
- a CDS encoding agmatine deiminase family protein, giving the protein MTTPAADGFRMPAEWTPHERTWMAWPGPNPTFDDPDDLAASRVAWARVARAIRRFEPVTVLCGPGQSAQAQALLGPGIDTVERDLDDAWMRDIGPTFLTDGQGELAAVDWTFNGWGAQDWARWEHDAKIAAYVCDLAGAKTYASKLVNEGGAIHVDGEGTVLLTETVQLGPERNPHWSKAEVEAEIHAHLGTQKAIWLPRGLTGDYPPHGFGTLGHVDIVAAFARPGVVVAHSQPDPAHPDHEVTKEVIGILRSQTDARGRALEVVEVPAPTVLEADGHWADYSYINHYLCNGGLVLCGFDDPRDEIAAGIFRRLFPERTVTLVDARPIFAGGGGIHCITQQQPKVR; this is encoded by the coding sequence ATGACCACCCCCGCCGCCGACGGCTTCCGTATGCCCGCCGAGTGGACCCCGCACGAGCGCACCTGGATGGCGTGGCCGGGCCCCAACCCCACCTTCGACGACCCGGACGACCTCGCCGCCTCCCGCGTCGCCTGGGCGAGAGTGGCCCGCGCGATCCGCCGCTTCGAGCCGGTGACGGTCCTGTGCGGTCCCGGCCAGTCGGCGCAGGCGCAGGCCCTGCTCGGCCCCGGCATCGACACCGTCGAGCGGGACCTGGACGACGCCTGGATGCGGGACATCGGTCCCACCTTCCTGACCGACGGCCAGGGTGAACTGGCCGCCGTGGACTGGACGTTCAACGGCTGGGGTGCCCAGGACTGGGCCCGCTGGGAGCACGACGCCAAGATCGCCGCGTATGTCTGCGACCTCGCGGGCGCGAAGACGTACGCCTCGAAGCTGGTCAACGAGGGCGGCGCCATCCACGTCGACGGCGAGGGCACCGTGCTGCTCACCGAGACCGTGCAGCTCGGCCCCGAGCGCAACCCGCACTGGTCGAAGGCGGAGGTCGAGGCCGAGATCCACGCCCACCTCGGCACACAGAAGGCGATCTGGCTGCCGCGCGGCCTCACCGGCGACTATCCGCCCCACGGCTTCGGCACCCTCGGCCACGTCGACATCGTGGCCGCCTTCGCCCGGCCGGGCGTCGTGGTGGCGCACTCCCAGCCGGACCCGGCCCACCCCGACCACGAGGTCACCAAGGAGGTCATCGGCATCCTGCGCTCCCAGACGGACGCCCGGGGCCGCGCCCTGGAGGTCGTGGAGGTGCCCGCGCCGACCGTCCTGGAGGCCGACGGCCACTGGGCCGACTACTCCTACATCAACCACTACCTCTGCAACGGCGGCCTGGTGCTGTGCGGCTTCGACGACCCGCGTGACGAGATCGCCGCCGGGATCTTCCGCCGCCTCTTCCCCGAGCGGACGGTGACCCTGGTGGACGCGCGTCCGATCTTCGCGGGCGGGGGCGGCATCCACTGCATCACCCAGCAGCAGCCGAAGGTCCGGTGA
- the cimA gene encoding citramalate synthase — MTETATSELDDSFHVFDTTLRDGAQREGINLTVADKLAIARHLDDFGVGFIEGGWPGANPRDTEFFARAQAEIDFKHAQLVAFGATRRAGARAAEDPQVRALLESGAPVITLVAKSHDRHVELALRTTLDENLEMVRDTVSYLREQGRRVFVDCEHFFDGYRANPEYAKAVVRSAAEAGADVVILCDTNGGMLPAQIHAVVATVLADTGARLGIHAQDDTGCAVANTLAAVDAGATHVQCTANGYGERVGNANLFPVVAALELKYGKKVLPDGKLRETTRISHAIAEVVNLTPSTHQPYVGVSAFAHKAGLHASAIKVDPDLYQHIDPEQVGNTMRMLVSDMAGRASIELKGKELGVDLGGDRELVGRVVERVKERELKGYTYEAADASFELLLRAEVEGRPLKYFDVESWRAIVEDRPDGTHANEATVKLWAKSERIVATAEGNGPVNALDRALRVALEKIYPQLAKLELVDYKVRILEGKHGTSSTTRVLISTSDGAGEWSTVGVAENVIAASWQALEDAYAYGLLRAGVEPAQ; from the coding sequence ATGACCGAGACGGCAACCAGCGAGCTCGACGACTCGTTCCACGTCTTCGACACCACGCTGCGCGACGGCGCGCAGCGCGAGGGCATCAACCTCACCGTCGCGGACAAGCTCGCCATCGCACGGCACCTGGACGACTTCGGCGTCGGCTTCATCGAGGGCGGCTGGCCGGGTGCGAACCCCCGTGACACCGAGTTCTTCGCCCGTGCGCAGGCGGAGATCGACTTCAAACACGCCCAGCTGGTCGCCTTCGGCGCCACCCGCCGGGCCGGTGCCAGGGCCGCCGAGGACCCCCAGGTCAGGGCCCTGCTGGAGTCCGGTGCCCCGGTGATCACCCTGGTCGCCAAGTCGCACGACCGGCATGTGGAACTGGCGCTGCGCACCACGCTGGACGAGAACCTGGAGATGGTCCGCGACACGGTGTCGTACCTGCGCGAGCAGGGCCGCCGGGTCTTCGTGGACTGCGAGCACTTCTTCGACGGCTACCGCGCCAATCCCGAGTACGCCAAGGCGGTCGTCCGTTCGGCGGCGGAGGCCGGCGCCGATGTCGTGATCCTCTGCGACACCAACGGCGGCATGCTCCCCGCCCAGATCCACGCGGTCGTCGCCACGGTCCTCGCCGACACCGGTGCCCGGCTCGGCATCCACGCCCAGGACGACACCGGCTGCGCGGTCGCCAACACGCTCGCCGCCGTCGACGCGGGCGCGACCCACGTGCAGTGCACCGCGAACGGCTACGGCGAGCGCGTCGGCAACGCCAACCTCTTCCCGGTCGTCGCCGCCCTGGAGCTGAAGTACGGCAAGAAGGTGCTGCCCGACGGCAAGCTCCGCGAGACCACCCGGATCTCGCACGCCATCGCCGAGGTGGTCAACCTGACCCCCTCCACCCACCAGCCGTACGTGGGCGTCTCCGCCTTCGCGCACAAGGCCGGCCTGCACGCCTCCGCGATCAAGGTCGACCCGGACCTGTACCAGCACATCGACCCCGAGCAGGTCGGCAACACCATGCGGATGCTGGTCTCCGACATGGCGGGCCGCGCCTCCATCGAGCTCAAGGGCAAGGAGCTCGGCGTCGACCTCGGCGGTGACCGGGAGCTGGTCGGCCGGGTGGTCGAGCGGGTGAAGGAGCGCGAGCTCAAGGGCTACACGTACGAGGCGGCGGACGCCAGCTTCGAGCTGCTGCTGCGGGCCGAGGTCGAGGGCCGCCCGCTGAAGTACTTCGACGTGGAGTCCTGGCGGGCCATCGTCGAGGACCGCCCCGACGGCACCCACGCCAACGAGGCCACGGTGAAGCTGTGGGCCAAGAGCGAGCGGATCGTCGCCACGGCCGAGGGCAACGGCCCGGTCAACGCCCTCGACCGCGCGCTGCGCGTGGCCCTGGAGAAGATCTACCCGCAGCTCGCCAAGCTGGAGCTGGTCGACTACAAGGTCCGCATCCTGGAGGGCAAGCACGGCACCTCCTCCACGACCCGCGTGCTGATCTCCACCTCCGACGGCGCCGGCGAGTGGTCCACGGTCGGCGTCGCGGAGAACGTCATCGCCGCCTCCTGGCAGGCCCTGGAGGACGCGTACGCCTACGGGCTGCTGCGGGCGGGCGTGGAACCGGCGCAGTAG